The proteins below are encoded in one region of Candidatus Sericytochromatia bacterium:
- a CDS encoding O-antigen ligase family protein: MLVPQRARRRPTWMVQLFSLLLVLLTSGALLWVLKSGLPNRSTLATMLALLFVTPVLMRWQVGWNVLFLIIPWIAWLRRVQLAINPQVEVVSQFDLLLLLPDLIVGAAVLGYAFSQRFKQPIKLVPGEARLRNLLLALILLSLLQVFNPLMGSVAAGVNGLRMFTLYMSLYWLTAHVCSHDRTVYSWLSLTAWGATLSGCYGIYQYAFGLPEYDLLWAEASKASAQMIGDQIRIFSTFSFTSTFSHFMLIGSCAAGGFLAMRRHARLMMLLAPFMLGICTVSLALTFVRSSFVALALAGVGTLVLRGKPDARLKRLLAIVALAVLTSFASPSSRSDIATAESPGVANLVSERVSSIGEGLSSNSMSYRMNLWTYQFTFITFEQPAGMGIGLGAGGRFGADPWATSVAYTESQFVSMLVEMGWPGFILFLLLTGYGLVFTVRTYDRLDDPDRRGAVQVAFGIQMALLTTSLTGGAVLTVLPGAAYYWTALGLVTAVARIDAQEREAREASLLSAA, translated from the coding sequence ATGCTAGTGCCCCAAAGGGCCCGTCGGCGACCGACGTGGATGGTTCAGCTCTTCTCCCTGCTGCTGGTGCTCCTCACCAGCGGCGCATTGCTGTGGGTCTTGAAATCGGGGCTACCCAACCGGAGCACCCTGGCGACGATGCTGGCCCTGCTGTTCGTCACGCCGGTCTTGATGCGCTGGCAGGTCGGCTGGAACGTGCTGTTTCTGATCATCCCCTGGATTGCCTGGCTACGCCGGGTTCAACTGGCCATCAATCCGCAAGTCGAGGTGGTTAGCCAGTTTGACCTGCTCCTGCTATTACCGGATCTGATTGTGGGCGCAGCGGTTCTCGGCTATGCGTTCTCTCAGCGGTTCAAGCAGCCCATCAAGCTGGTTCCCGGAGAAGCGCGCCTTCGCAACCTGCTGCTGGCCCTGATCCTGCTCAGTTTGTTGCAGGTGTTCAACCCCCTCATGGGCAGCGTGGCGGCGGGCGTCAACGGCCTGCGCATGTTCACGCTTTACATGAGCCTTTACTGGCTCACGGCTCACGTCTGTTCTCACGACCGAACCGTCTACAGCTGGCTGAGCCTGACCGCTTGGGGTGCCACACTCAGTGGGTGTTATGGCATCTATCAGTACGCCTTCGGGCTGCCCGAGTATGACTTGCTCTGGGCCGAAGCCAGCAAGGCCAGCGCGCAGATGATCGGTGACCAGATTCGCATTTTTTCGACTTTCAGCTTCACCAGCACGTTCTCCCATTTCATGCTGATTGGCAGTTGCGCGGCGGGTGGGTTCCTTGCGATGCGGCGGCATGCGCGTCTGATGATGCTGCTCGCGCCCTTCATGCTGGGCATCTGCACCGTCTCTCTGGCGCTCACCTTTGTCAGGAGCTCCTTCGTGGCCCTCGCCCTGGCAGGCGTGGGGACCCTGGTGCTGCGTGGCAAGCCCGATGCCAGGCTCAAACGACTGCTGGCCATCGTGGCGCTGGCGGTGCTGACCTCCTTTGCGAGCCCCTCCTCCCGGTCGGACATCGCGACGGCCGAGAGTCCAGGCGTCGCGAACCTGGTCTCCGAACGGGTGAGTTCGATCGGGGAAGGGCTCTCCAGCAACTCCATGAGTTACCGCATGAATCTCTGGACCTACCAGTTCACCTTCATCACGTTTGAACAGCCCGCGGGCATGGGCATCGGTTTGGGGGCCGGGGGGCGCTTTGGAGCAGACCCGTGGGCCACCTCCGTGGCTTACACGGAAAGTCAGTTCGTCTCGATGCTGGTTGAGATGGGTTGGCCCGGCTTCATCCTCTTCCTGTTGCTGACCGGATATGGCCTGGTCTTCACCGTTCGAACCTACGACCGTCTCGACGACCCGGACCGCCGAGGAGCGGTACAGGTGGCCTTTGGCATCCAGATGGCCCTGCTCACCACGAGTCTGACCGGTGGCGCGGTGTTGACGGTTCTCCCGGGCGCCGCGTACTACTGGACGGCACTCGGCCTGGTGACCGCCGTGGCTCGCATCGATGCGCAGGAGCGGGAAGCCCGCGAAGCCAGCCTCCTGTCAGCGGCCTGA